One genomic segment of Coffea arabica cultivar ET-39 chromosome 6e, Coffea Arabica ET-39 HiFi, whole genome shotgun sequence includes these proteins:
- the LOC113694865 gene encoding probable inactive purple acid phosphatase 28 — protein sequence MMDFKARWSFSLLYLILIFAFVHIIYSCIMSHKLTLDDQKVRLKKQPQLPLRFSSDGTFKILQVADMHYGNGAVTRCRDVLESEFEHCSDLNTTRFLRRLIEVEKPDFVAFTGDNIFGTSATDAAESMFEAFGPVLQSGVPWAAVLGNHDQESTMTREELMSFISLMDYSLSNTFPSAEDNLESSNQNPVKRIDGFGNYNLRVWGAVGSSFANSSVLNLYFLDSGDRAVVDGIRTYDWIKQSQLSWLHSVSKNFQGQKPENGQLACIPLTWSNPPALAFFHIPIPEVRQGPIMEIVGQYREYIACSSVNSGVLQTFVSMGDVKAVFMGHDHTNDFCGKLHGIWFCYGGGIGYHGYGKAGLPRRARVILAELGKGEKAWMGVERIKTWKRLGDENLSKIDEQVLWER from the exons ATGATGGACTTCAAAGCTAGATGGAGCTTCTCCTTGCTGTATCTCATCTTGATTTTCGCATTTGTACATATAATTTATAGCTGTATAATGTCCCACAAACTCACACTTGATGACCAAAAAGTCAGGCTCAAGAAACAGCCACAGCTCCCTTTACGCTTTAGCTCTGACGGGACCTTCAAAATCCTCCAG GTGGCTGATATGCATTATGGAAATGGGGCGGTGACTCGGTGCAGGGACGTTTTGGAAAGTGAGTTTGAGCACTGTTCTGATCTCAACACCACTCGGTTTCTCAGGAGGCTGATTGAGGTTGAAAAGCCAGACTTTGTTGCTTTTACAG GGGACAACATATTCGGGACAAGTGCAACTGATGCAGCAGAATCCATGTTCGAAGCTTTTGGCCCTGTCCTGCAATCTGGAGTTCCATGGGCTGCAGTTTTGGGGAATCATGACCAAGAATCTACTATGACTCGTGAAGAATTGATGTCTTTCATCTCTCTCATGGATTATTCCCTGTCGAATACCTTTCCATCAGCAGAGGATAATCTCGAGTCTTCCAACCAAAATCCAGTAAAAAGAATTGATGGATTTGGGAATTACAACCTAAGGGTATGGGGTGCTGTAGGTTCCTCATTTGCTAATAGTAGTGTTCTCAacctatattttcttgacagtGGAGATAGAGCTGTTGTTGATGGTATACGAACTTATGATTGGATTAAGCAATCTCAACTTAGTTGGCTCCATAGTGTTTCCAAAAACTTTCAG GGACAAAAGCCAGAAAATGGTCAATTGGCTTGCATACCCTTGACATGGTCAAATCCTCCTGCATTGGCGTTCTTCCACATTCCAATTCCAGAAGTGCGTCAGGGTCCCATCATGGAGATTGTTGGCCAGTATCGGGAATATATAGCATGTTCATCAGTTAACTCTGGAGTCCTACAGACCTTCGTCTCTATGGGTGATGTGAAAGCTGTATTTATGGGTCATGATCACACCAATGATTTCTGTGGGAAGCTACATGGCATCTGGTTTTGTTATGGTGGGGGTATTGGATATCATGGTTATGGCAAGGCTGGCTTGCCAAGGAGAGCAAGGGTCATATTGGCAGAACTTGGGAAAGGGGAGAAGGCTTGGATGGGTGTAGAGAGGATCAAGACATGGAAGCGACTTGGTGACGAGAATTTAAGCAAGATTGATGAGCAAGTCTTATGGGAGAGATGA